A part of Paenibacillus sp. 481 genomic DNA contains:
- a CDS encoding cysteine protease StiP family protein has product MAVSLHSRTISDPVQMGSYRPEEVTFLLKDLSQLALEQGTEDREEAIQSGTHYSEMLPIEYEPSPEYIQLFHRALESSASKVALAVAVVAEKIVRRKGLNTVLVSLARAGTPVGVLIKRYILQKYGVELPHYSISIIRGKGIDENALVYIVRRHPESALQFVDGWTGKGAIRKVLIDGCQQFNAMYGTSLDDELAVLADPGHCTPIFGTREDFLIPSACLNATVSGLISRTVLRDDLIGPHDFHGAKFYKEWADSDKTNLFVDTVAAYFTQVSAQAQSEVSNDDQSSQASVVTWQGMKSIEQIQQQYAIKNINLIKPGVGETTRVLLRRVPWKILVDRLDNPHLQHILLLAEERNVPIEQFEGMTYSCCGLIKPLKEE; this is encoded by the coding sequence ATGGCAGTATCGCTTCATTCTCGAACGATTTCAGATCCGGTGCAGATGGGCAGCTACCGACCAGAAGAGGTTACTTTTCTACTTAAAGATTTAAGTCAACTTGCGTTGGAACAAGGAACGGAAGACCGTGAAGAGGCGATTCAATCGGGTACGCATTATTCAGAAATGCTACCGATTGAATATGAGCCGTCACCGGAATATATTCAACTGTTCCATCGAGCATTAGAATCGTCAGCGTCGAAAGTGGCCTTGGCGGTCGCTGTCGTCGCGGAGAAGATTGTGCGGCGCAAAGGTTTGAATACGGTGCTCGTATCTCTAGCAAGGGCAGGAACGCCTGTTGGCGTACTTATTAAACGATACATCCTACAGAAGTATGGTGTAGAGCTGCCTCATTACAGCATTTCCATTATCCGTGGTAAAGGGATTGATGAAAATGCGCTCGTCTATATAGTAAGACGTCATCCTGAAAGCGCACTCCAATTCGTTGATGGCTGGACAGGAAAAGGAGCTATTCGAAAAGTGCTTATCGATGGCTGCCAGCAGTTTAATGCCATGTATGGCACGTCACTCGATGATGAGTTAGCTGTGCTTGCTGATCCAGGACACTGCACGCCGATATTTGGCACGCGGGAAGATTTCTTAATTCCGAGCGCATGCTTAAACGCGACCGTATCAGGGCTTATTAGCCGGACGGTTCTGCGTGATGATTTAATTGGGCCGCATGATTTTCATGGAGCCAAGTTCTACAAAGAGTGGGCGGACAGTGATAAGACCAATTTGTTCGTCGATACCGTGGCGGCTTACTTTACACAAGTGAGCGCTCAAGCGCAATCCGAGGTTAGTAACGACGATCAGTCATCACAAGCAAGTGTGGTTACTTGGCAAGGAATGAAGAGCATCGAACAAATCCAGCAACAATATGCTATTAAAAATATTAATCTCATTAAACCTGGAGTTGGCGAAACGACGCGTGTTCTGCTGCGCAGGGTACCTTGGAAAATACTCGTCGATCGGCTGGACAATCCGCATTTACAGCATATTTTACTGCTAGCGGAGGAGCGCAATGTGCCAATTGAACAGTTCGAAGGCATGACTTACTCATGCTGCGGTCTCATTAAGCCACTGAAGGAGGAGTAA
- a CDS encoding MerR family transcriptional regulator, protein MKRYFSIGEMSNLFNLPVQTLRYYDQIELLKAARVDEDSGYRYYTADQFVALDFIKVLKTLNTPLKEMKQFLSGPLKLEHVKDLLCKHEHTIEEQIRQLSTLKGQISKKRSEINCLQQCGNGIITPIELPERRIAVKRIEASSQAELEVMCYEAFGKLERETSYLTFQPGSIVSRHKLMVDHIIQATHVFIMNPERLFSGYEYEVLPAGTYLSLVIEDTYMTSYERHYNEFKQYIVDEGISTVGDFIECCIMSLPTSDGSDTTLWELQIKITP, encoded by the coding sequence ATGAAACGGTATTTTTCGATTGGAGAAATGTCCAACCTATTTAATTTGCCTGTGCAAACACTCCGCTACTATGACCAAATTGAACTGCTTAAAGCAGCTCGCGTCGATGAAGATAGCGGTTATCGCTATTACACCGCCGATCAGTTCGTTGCTCTCGACTTTATTAAAGTACTTAAGACGCTGAACACACCACTAAAAGAAATGAAACAATTTTTGTCAGGGCCATTGAAGCTGGAGCATGTCAAAGATTTATTGTGTAAACATGAACATACGATCGAGGAACAAATTCGTCAATTGTCCACGTTAAAAGGACAAATCAGCAAAAAAAGATCTGAAATAAACTGCCTGCAGCAATGCGGCAACGGAATCATTACCCCCATCGAGCTACCCGAGCGACGCATTGCAGTTAAACGTATCGAAGCCTCTTCCCAAGCAGAGCTAGAAGTGATGTGCTATGAGGCATTTGGAAAGCTTGAGCGAGAAACGTCCTATTTAACGTTTCAGCCCGGCTCAATCGTATCTCGTCATAAGTTGATGGTCGATCACATCATCCAAGCTACTCATGTATTTATTATGAATCCAGAGCGTCTGTTCAGCGGATATGAGTACGAGGTGCTGCCCGCTGGAACCTATTTATCCCTCGTCATTGAGGATACTTACATGACAAGCTACGAACGGCACTATAACGAGTTTAAGCAGTATATCGTGGACGAAGGTATTTCCACCGTTGGTGATTTTATAGAATGCTGTATTATGTCTTTACCAACTTCAGACGGAAGCGATACGACACTTTGGGAACTGCAAATTAAAATCACCCCTTGA
- a CDS encoding toxic anion resistance protein has product MSTQLVQLKETDLSKVQQEAKQLMQKVSTTDDMQLDVLMDEIGKMGQRTMERASQSLQMLERPVNDLMAGKRTEITNNILKLRNEVDSLSKSKQLGIMDRLLRKVPLKNYIHKYQSVKTNVDAIVGSLRNGRDTLEENIVHMKNLKRSSIEEVYALQARIELGNELKQLFEQEIAQTHDAGRKTHLERGLRKVVTRIQSFTEMIMLYQQAIAGTDIINDNNDKLIDAVEGTIDKTQHLITVSAMISLALQDQMDVIEAVNTANKTIENQFAENARLLRETTQKTSEALTKPAMSLEKINQAMSDLTAAMDMYEQSNRTIIKTATEHTTRMTEMNKQLNDRLGLKAGSQQQSALKEPSITSLLD; this is encoded by the coding sequence ATGTCAACGCAACTCGTACAATTGAAGGAAACGGATTTGTCCAAAGTCCAGCAGGAAGCGAAGCAGCTTATGCAAAAAGTTAGCACAACAGACGATATGCAATTGGACGTCTTAATGGACGAAATCGGTAAGATGGGCCAGCGCACCATGGAGCGGGCGAGTCAATCACTGCAAATGTTGGAGCGTCCTGTTAACGATCTGATGGCTGGCAAACGTACAGAAATTACGAACAACATTTTAAAATTACGCAATGAAGTTGATAGTCTGAGCAAAAGTAAGCAACTGGGCATCATGGATCGTTTGCTGCGCAAAGTTCCATTAAAGAACTATATTCACAAATATCAATCGGTCAAAACGAACGTGGATGCCATTGTTGGCTCTTTGCGCAACGGTAGAGATACGTTAGAAGAGAACATTGTGCATATGAAAAATTTGAAGCGTTCCTCGATTGAAGAGGTATACGCTTTGCAAGCGCGTATCGAGTTAGGTAATGAGTTGAAGCAGTTGTTTGAGCAGGAGATTGCGCAGACACACGATGCTGGCCGCAAAACTCATTTAGAGCGCGGGTTACGTAAAGTGGTAACGCGTATTCAATCGTTTACGGAAATGATTATGTTGTATCAGCAAGCGATTGCGGGTACGGACATCATTAATGATAATAACGATAAGTTGATTGATGCTGTCGAAGGCACGATTGATAAGACTCAGCATTTAATTACGGTGTCGGCGATGATTTCGTTGGCCTTGCAAGATCAAATGGACGTGATTGAGGCTGTAAATACCGCGAATAAGACGATTGAGAATCAGTTTGCGGAAAATGCCCGCCTGCTGCGTGAAACGACGCAGAAGACGAGTGAGGCGTTGACAAAGCCTGCGATGTCATTAGAAAAAATCAATCAGGCGATGTCAGATCTAACGGCAGCGATGGATATGTATGAGCAGTCGAACCGGACTATTATTAAGACGGCGACGGAGCATACGACACGTATGACGGAAATGAACAAGCAGTTAAATGATCGACTCGGCTTGAAAGCAGGCTCGCAACAGCAGTCAGCGCTTAAAGAGCCGTCCATTACGAGCTTGTTGGACTAA
- a CDS encoding phosphoribosyltransferase family protein, with the protein MNIKTSLAYLPHTTTTTHLYNIIGDLAVRVDVHANPYHLPLETLFQMAARVNKKRSFLFVSKVLGKHIPVDPCTSLLSGASLALLYQQELGGVVPLEVEGMLKAFQDPAYAQETYRQLKRTPMQLTERTLFIGFAETATALGHSMYDMFSGPVHYLHTTREHVAELETVITFEEEHSHATDHRCYALDPDSFERADTVVLVDDEMTTGKTSLNIIKALHARFKHKRFFVASLLDWRNVADRQAFADLERELDVTITCLSLVQGEIEVTGGPIERLMGGEEQGSVQGLAKGSTVMVAHGATQASAHDAAQDGAPALGENQEHVQNRVHFETYRIETIFDRLEATAKPYLRHTGRFGLFAAQNARLDEHISATAQKLRTLRNGARTLCMGTGEFMYVPMRIAAEMGQDVVYQSTTRSPIHPYVSDTYAVRYKANYPSLEDPEVQNFMYNIPADTYDDMFLFIECEPSAERLEPLMEVLSQLRIPRINIVYFS; encoded by the coding sequence ATGAACATCAAAACTTCACTAGCTTACTTGCCACACACGACCACGACCACGCACTTGTATAATATTATCGGAGATTTAGCCGTGCGCGTAGATGTTCACGCCAATCCGTATCATTTACCGCTAGAAACGCTGTTTCAAATGGCGGCGAGAGTGAACAAGAAACGGAGCTTCTTGTTCGTCAGCAAAGTGCTAGGTAAGCATATTCCGGTTGACCCGTGCACGTCTTTGTTAAGTGGCGCTTCGTTAGCGCTTCTGTATCAACAAGAGCTGGGCGGTGTAGTCCCGCTAGAAGTGGAAGGAATGCTGAAAGCGTTTCAAGATCCGGCTTACGCGCAGGAAACGTACAGGCAGCTTAAGCGCACTCCTATGCAGCTGACAGAGCGAACGCTGTTTATTGGCTTTGCCGAAACGGCGACAGCGCTGGGGCATAGCATGTACGATATGTTCAGCGGGCCTGTTCATTATTTACATACGACACGGGAGCATGTTGCCGAGCTTGAGACGGTGATTACTTTTGAAGAAGAGCACTCGCATGCTACCGACCATCGCTGCTACGCATTAGATCCGGACAGCTTTGAGCGGGCGGACACGGTTGTGCTCGTAGACGATGAAATGACGACAGGCAAAACGTCTCTAAATATTATTAAAGCTTTACATGCTCGATTTAAGCATAAACGCTTCTTTGTAGCGAGCTTGTTGGATTGGCGTAATGTTGCTGATCGCCAAGCGTTTGCTGATCTTGAGCGGGAACTGGACGTTACGATTACGTGCTTATCCCTTGTCCAAGGTGAAATCGAAGTGACTGGTGGGCCGATTGAACGATTAATGGGCGGAGAAGAGCAGGGCTCCGTGCAAGGTTTAGCAAAAGGGTCAACAGTAATGGTGGCCCACGGTGCAACGCAAGCTTCAGCGCATGATGCCGCACAAGATGGAGCACCAGCACTTGGAGAAAATCAGGAACACGTGCAAAATCGAGTTCACTTCGAGACGTATCGTATCGAAACTATTTTCGATCGTCTAGAAGCAACTGCAAAGCCGTATTTGCGTCATACCGGCAGATTTGGCCTGTTTGCCGCACAAAATGCACGCTTAGACGAGCATATTAGTGCGACAGCACAGAAGCTACGTACGCTGCGTAACGGGGCACGGACGCTGTGCATGGGAACGGGAGAGTTTATGTACGTACCGATGCGTATTGCGGCAGAAATGGGGCAAGACGTCGTCTACCAGTCTACGACAAGAAGCCCGATTCATCCTTATGTGTCCGATACGTATGCGGTGCGTTATAAGGCGAACTATCCATCGTTGGAGGACCCAGAAGTACAGAACTTTATGTACAATATACCGGCTGACACTTACGATGATATGTTTCTTTTTATCGAGTGTGAACCGAGCGCAGAGCGGCTAGAGCCACTCATGGAAGTTCTTTCGCAGCTGCGTATACCGAGAATAAACATCGTATATTTCAGCTAA
- a CDS encoding NAD(P)H oxidoreductase, translated as MKVLTVVSHPRENSLTFAVTQRFIKGLTDAGHEAELVDLYRTAFDPMLREVDEPDWSNPNKPFASDVQTEIERIKRNDALAFIFPVWWYSVPAILKGYIDRVWTYGFAYGGSSKLPHKRVLWLGLASESEQQFKKRQYDAMMRHFFNIGVSNFTGIKESKVAFLYESLGSKVLEDGSYGAKYENATAHFDKLLEEAYQYGLNYATFSPDPIPDFTVRV; from the coding sequence ATGAAAGTTCTCACTGTTGTAAGCCATCCCCGCGAAAACTCGCTGACGTTCGCCGTTACACAGCGCTTTATTAAAGGTTTGACAGATGCAGGTCATGAAGCTGAATTGGTTGATTTGTATCGAACAGCATTTGACCCCATGCTACGGGAAGTAGATGAGCCGGATTGGTCGAATCCGAATAAACCATTTGCGAGTGATGTGCAAACTGAGATTGAGCGGATCAAACGAAACGACGCATTGGCTTTCATTTTTCCAGTGTGGTGGTACAGCGTGCCCGCGATATTGAAAGGCTACATCGATCGCGTCTGGACGTACGGCTTTGCGTACGGCGGCAGCAGCAAACTTCCGCATAAACGTGTATTGTGGCTAGGCTTAGCTTCTGAATCGGAGCAGCAATTTAAGAAGCGTCAATATGATGCCATGATGCGTCACTTCTTTAATATCGGAGTTTCTAACTTCACGGGTATCAAGGAGTCCAAGGTCGCTTTTCTTTATGAATCACTGGGTAGTAAAGTGTTGGAGGATGGCAGTTACGGAGCAAAGTATGAAAATGCAACCGCGCATTTTGATAAGTTGTTAGAAGAGGCATACCAATACGGATTGAACTACGCTACTTTTAGTCCAGATCCTATACCTGATTTCACCGTTCGTGTATAA
- a CDS encoding RtcB family protein produces the protein MAYQVIDGVRVWGTPDDGALVQAKMCAETGNVAQALLMADHHKGYSQPIGGVVVYEGQISPSGVGYDIACGNKAVRTNIMAQDIKGKLSLIMDDIAQQVSFGVGRTSKKPVDHDCFDDPNWDVFKNVGQQEYDKLRALAISQLGTVGSGNHFVDLFEEPETGLLWVANHFGSRGFGHKTASGFINLAAGRPFFGNAPGEKMDQPPLLFDMTSELGQMYITAMKLAGRYAYAGRDYVMDQVLSILGAQAQFEVHNHHNYAWEEQHNGKSYIVVRKGATPSAPGQLGFIGGSMGDISVIVRGKDTVENRESYYSTVHGAGRVMSRTQAAGKMNWKTKKRLGGQITDKQMHDAVRSFGVELRGAGTDESPFVYRKLQTVLDAHRETIDVLHVLKPIGVCMAGANEFDPYKD, from the coding sequence ATGGCATATCAAGTTATAGATGGCGTGCGTGTATGGGGGACACCGGATGATGGTGCGTTGGTACAAGCGAAAATGTGTGCAGAGACAGGCAATGTGGCTCAAGCATTGCTGATGGCTGATCATCATAAAGGATATAGCCAACCGATAGGCGGAGTTGTTGTATACGAGGGACAAATTTCGCCGTCAGGTGTTGGATATGATATCGCGTGCGGCAATAAAGCGGTGCGCACGAATATCATGGCGCAAGATATTAAAGGAAAGCTATCATTGATCATGGATGACATTGCGCAGCAGGTTTCGTTTGGTGTAGGACGGACGAGCAAGAAGCCTGTCGACCATGATTGCTTTGATGACCCGAATTGGGATGTCTTTAAAAATGTTGGCCAGCAAGAGTATGACAAGCTACGTGCGTTGGCGATAAGCCAATTAGGGACGGTCGGCAGCGGCAACCATTTTGTCGACTTGTTTGAGGAGCCGGAAACGGGCTTACTCTGGGTTGCTAACCACTTTGGCAGCAGAGGGTTTGGGCATAAGACAGCCAGCGGCTTCATTAATTTAGCTGCGGGGCGTCCGTTTTTCGGCAATGCGCCAGGTGAAAAGATGGATCAGCCACCGCTGTTGTTCGACATGACCAGCGAGCTTGGTCAAATGTATATTACTGCTATGAAGCTGGCAGGTCGTTATGCGTATGCGGGTCGTGATTATGTGATGGATCAGGTGCTGTCCATCTTAGGTGCGCAGGCTCAATTTGAAGTGCATAATCATCATAATTATGCTTGGGAGGAACAACATAACGGAAAGTCGTATATCGTTGTACGCAAAGGCGCAACTCCATCAGCACCGGGGCAGCTGGGCTTTATCGGGGGCAGTATGGGCGACATTTCCGTTATTGTGCGAGGGAAAGATACGGTTGAGAACCGTGAGTCATATTACAGCACTGTGCATGGCGCTGGGCGTGTCATGAGCCGGACACAAGCGGCAGGCAAGATGAACTGGAAGACGAAAAAACGGCTAGGTGGTCAAATTACAGATAAGCAAATGCATGATGCGGTACGCTCCTTCGGTGTGGAGCTGCGTGGTGCGGGCACGGACGAAAGTCCGTTCGTCTATCGCAAGCTGCAAACCGTACTCGATGCACATCGTGAGACGATCGATGTATTGCACGTGTTAAAGCCAATCGGCGTATGCATGGCAGGCGCAAATGAGTTCGACCCTTACAAAGATTAA
- a CDS encoding trans-sulfuration enzyme family protein — translation MTTSKDNPEKCTQWDKQTLVAHDCHDERHHGAVTMPMYQNSLFTFPTHEAFYEALDAPLQHHLYTRGNNPTVNELECRLALLEGGESARCFASGMAAISASILSAVKAGDHVICVEYIYWPIRDFLENYLRRFGVETTFVHGENMAAIEAAVKPNTTLIFLESPTSMTFRLQDLQACAELAKRIGATTIIDNTWASPIYQNPLQLGIDLVVHSLTKYVGGHSDIIGGVIIGSKERLDRIGKEEFWLLGGIMTPQVASLAMRGLRTLPLRMEKLQQNGLQVASFLEGLPFVERVNHPGLTSHPQHELAERQQSGYGSLFSFEAALSAEQIQQWADGLDMFRIGLSWGGYESLVQVWRNTCEEDGKTLRLVRLYIGLEDPNLLIEDMKRSFARIGLNCSEK, via the coding sequence ATGACAACAAGCAAAGACAATCCAGAGAAGTGTACACAGTGGGACAAACAGACGCTAGTCGCACATGACTGTCACGATGAGCGGCATCATGGCGCTGTTACAATGCCTATGTATCAGAACAGCCTGTTCACTTTTCCTACGCATGAAGCGTTTTATGAGGCGCTTGATGCACCGCTTCAGCATCATTTGTACACCCGTGGTAACAATCCTACAGTGAACGAGTTGGAATGCCGCTTAGCGCTGCTTGAAGGCGGTGAGTCAGCACGGTGCTTTGCATCAGGCATGGCCGCGATTTCGGCTTCGATTTTGTCAGCTGTTAAAGCTGGCGACCACGTCATTTGCGTGGAGTATATTTACTGGCCGATACGTGATTTTTTAGAAAATTATTTGCGCCGTTTCGGGGTCGAAACGACTTTCGTGCACGGAGAGAACATGGCAGCGATTGAAGCAGCGGTGAAACCTAATACGACGCTTATTTTTTTGGAAAGCCCGACGAGCATGACGTTCAGGCTGCAAGACTTACAAGCCTGCGCAGAACTGGCTAAGCGCATCGGTGCAACGACGATCATTGATAATACGTGGGCTTCACCGATTTATCAAAATCCGCTACAGCTAGGCATCGACCTTGTCGTGCACTCGCTAACCAAGTATGTCGGCGGTCATAGCGACATCATCGGCGGTGTTATCATCGGCTCGAAAGAGCGGCTTGACCGCATCGGCAAGGAAGAATTCTGGCTGCTCGGCGGCATTATGACGCCGCAAGTGGCGTCACTTGCGATGCGCGGATTGCGCACGTTGCCGCTGCGGATGGAGAAGCTCCAGCAGAACGGCTTGCAGGTGGCGAGCTTCTTGGAAGGGCTCCCGTTCGTGGAGCGTGTTAACCACCCAGGCCTGACTAGCCATCCACAGCACGAGTTGGCTGAGCGGCAGCAGAGTGGTTATGGCAGCTTGTTCTCATTTGAGGCTGCGCTTTCTGCCGAACAAATACAGCAATGGGCGGACGGGCTTGATATGTTCCGCATCGGCTTGAGCTGGGGCGGCTATGAAAGCCTTGTGCAAGTATGGCGAAATACGTGTGAGGAAGACGGTAAGACGCTACGCCTTGTGCGGCTTTATATTGGCTTGGAAGACCCGAATTTGCTAATTGAAGATATGAAGCGTTCATTTGCGCGGATAGGGTTGAATTGCAGCGAGAAGTAA
- a CDS encoding TerC family protein — MDFSLFLEYAWVLVVLIGLEGLLAADNALVIATMVKHLDEEKRKKALFYGLAGAFLFRFGSLFIIAQLVNIWQVQAIGAVYLIFISVYHLLKKFVLKPDEGEGSEKKRKGSGLWFTILKVELADLAFAVDSILAAVALAVTLPATGLGTIGGMDAGQFIVIFIGGFIGVVIMRYAAQMFVKLLNRKPGLETAAFMIVGWVGIKLAVFTLSHPELAVLPEGFSKSPIWKGTFFAVLILIAVVGWFMSKDVEPEAEQAEKELERKNA; from the coding sequence ATGGATTTTTCACTATTTTTAGAGTATGCATGGGTACTGGTCGTTCTGATTGGACTAGAAGGTCTCTTGGCTGCCGATAACGCACTCGTTATTGCAACAATGGTCAAGCACTTGGACGAAGAAAAGCGTAAGAAGGCGCTATTCTATGGTTTGGCGGGGGCATTCTTATTCCGCTTCGGTTCCTTGTTCATCATTGCGCAGCTCGTAAACATTTGGCAAGTACAAGCTATCGGTGCGGTTTATTTGATCTTCATCTCCGTGTACCACTTGCTGAAGAAGTTCGTGCTTAAACCTGATGAGGGAGAAGGCTCTGAGAAGAAGCGTAAAGGCTCAGGCCTTTGGTTCACGATTCTTAAAGTCGAACTCGCAGATTTAGCATTTGCGGTCGACAGTATTTTGGCAGCAGTTGCATTGGCTGTAACACTTCCAGCGACTGGCCTAGGCACAATCGGTGGTATGGACGCAGGACAATTCATCGTTATCTTCATTGGTGGATTTATCGGTGTTGTTATTATGCGTTACGCTGCTCAAATGTTCGTTAAATTGCTTAACCGTAAGCCTGGCTTGGAAACAGCAGCATTCATGATCGTAGGATGGGTTGGTATTAAGTTGGCTGTATTTACATTGTCTCACCCAGAGCTTGCTGTTCTTCCAGAAGGCTTCTCCAAGAGTCCAATTTGGAAAGGTACGTTCTTCGCTGTACTTATCCTAATCGCTGTTGTAGGTTGGTTCATGTCTAAAGACGTAGAACCAGAAGCTGAGCAAGCTGAAAAAGAATTGGAAAGAAAAAATGCTTAA
- a CDS encoding ATP-grasp domain-containing protein → MTRIWFNRWFSVAYHYMNMIRNNADQAPFMLFGTHPDPQHMSLQAADYSEAEPVLEAEAYVEYALDFCKRHSIDIFIPRLHMYEIAQHADRFDAIGTKVMVCRDTELLQAIMEKDKMYALIQQTDDVVTIPDYEVVNTAEQFKQAYERITAKGHRVCFKPTNSEGGMGFRIIHDKPQSLQDLYGWVTLKMTFDEAYHILATVPSFDDIMVMELLEDDEYSIDCLASETGELITAIPRKKSSRRLYEIDDMPELYQIAERMAERYKIPYAYNIQVKYNKGIPKLLEINPRMSGGLYITCLTGVNIPYLAVRAVMGQQVDKPEPQYGIRAGYVEDPILITS, encoded by the coding sequence ATGACGAGAATTTGGTTTAATCGTTGGTTTTCCGTAGCCTATCATTATATGAATATGATTCGTAACAATGCGGACCAAGCACCATTTATGCTGTTCGGCACGCATCCAGATCCACAGCATATGTCCTTGCAGGCAGCTGACTATAGTGAGGCTGAGCCAGTACTGGAAGCGGAAGCGTATGTGGAATATGCACTTGATTTTTGCAAGCGGCATAGCATTGATATTTTTATTCCACGACTGCATATGTACGAGATTGCTCAGCACGCAGACCGTTTTGACGCGATAGGCACCAAGGTCATGGTGTGCCGTGATACGGAATTACTTCAGGCAATTATGGAAAAAGATAAAATGTATGCACTCATCCAACAGACCGATGACGTGGTAACTATTCCAGATTATGAAGTCGTCAATACCGCGGAGCAGTTTAAGCAAGCTTATGAGCGGATTACCGCTAAGGGACACCGTGTTTGCTTCAAGCCTACCAATTCCGAGGGTGGCATGGGCTTCCGTATCATTCATGATAAGCCACAATCGCTGCAAGATTTGTACGGTTGGGTCACACTAAAAATGACGTTTGACGAAGCGTATCACATTTTAGCGACGGTGCCGTCATTTGACGACATTATGGTCATGGAGCTGTTGGAAGATGATGAGTACAGCATCGACTGTCTAGCTTCAGAGACTGGCGAGTTGATTACAGCGATACCGCGCAAGAAATCGTCTCGCAGGCTGTATGAAATCGACGATATGCCAGAGCTATACCAGATAGCAGAGCGAATGGCGGAACGGTACAAAATCCCTTACGCATACAACATCCAAGTCAAGTATAATAAAGGTATTCCAAAACTATTGGAAATTAACCCGAGAATGTCAGGTGGGTTGTATATCACCTGTTTGACGGGAGTCAACATTCCGTATCTTGCGGTCCGAGCGGTTATGGGACAACAGGTTGATAAGCCAGAACCACAGTATGGCATACGGGCAGGGTACGTAGAAGACCCTATTTTAATTACCAGTTAG
- a CDS encoding HAD family hydrolase encodes MGAAMGIAKMFASDLDRTLIYSNAAMGDVPRHILRSVEWYKGRIISYMSQASVRLLDEIVKDALFVPVTARTTEQYMRVFKFSEQMRPTYAITSNGGNVLVDGTPDQEWAMLIQERLRSSCEPEVIKAMFDKIASPQWCFQQSLAEGLFYSIKVDRERLPHDELDSFQREISKLGWQLSIQGRKIYLVPHVINKGDAMLFVKERTGAQGVAAAGDSLLDESLLAVADFALAPRHGELFRRYEASGHDHIHFTSASGILAAEQLLQAVHQYVQTGQTINLRTVQL; translated from the coding sequence ATGGGAGCAGCTATGGGAATAGCGAAGATGTTTGCGAGCGATCTAGATCGAACACTCATCTATTCAAATGCAGCGATGGGTGATGTACCTAGGCATATCCTGCGTTCTGTGGAGTGGTATAAAGGAAGAATCATTTCATATATGTCACAAGCTTCCGTTCGCTTGCTGGACGAGATTGTGAAGGACGCCTTGTTCGTGCCGGTCACAGCACGTACGACGGAGCAATATATGCGAGTATTTAAGTTTAGCGAGCAAATGAGGCCTACCTATGCGATTACGAGCAACGGGGGCAATGTTCTCGTAGACGGGACACCTGACCAAGAGTGGGCCATGCTTATACAGGAGCGTCTGAGAAGCAGCTGTGAGCCGGAAGTGATTAAAGCGATGTTCGATAAGATTGCTTCGCCACAATGGTGCTTCCAACAGTCGCTTGCGGAAGGGTTGTTCTACTCGATCAAAGTGGATCGCGAGAGGTTGCCCCATGATGAACTAGATTCCTTCCAGCGTGAAATCAGCAAGCTAGGCTGGCAGCTGTCCATTCAAGGCCGCAAAATATACCTTGTTCCACATGTGATCAACAAAGGCGACGCCATGTTGTTCGTCAAGGAACGAACAGGGGCACAGGGAGTTGCCGCGGCAGGCGATTCGCTGCTCGACGAGAGCTTGCTAGCAGTCGCGGATTTCGCGCTGGCGCCACGCCACGGCGAACTGTTCAGACGCTACGAGGCGAGCGGGCATGATCATATCCATTTTACGAGCGCATCAGGCATTTTAGCAGCTGAACAATTGCTGCAAGCTGTACATCAATACGTGCAAACGGGTCAGACTATCAACTTGAGGACGGTGCAATTATGA